One window from the genome of Echinicola vietnamensis DSM 17526 encodes:
- a CDS encoding fatty acid desaturase family protein: MLSLYFVPVLLVILGVVSQTWQLYVCFILSGLGMAGIGMGVMHDAIHGTYSKNKLINKLLGYTLNMVGANATVWKIQHNVLHHSFTNIHEGDDDINVPFFLRFSPNAKKNGFHPYQHLYTWFFYGLSTLSWVTSKDFIRLHRYYKMGLLRGKNIYRDTIVKIIAWKLLYYAFILGLPIVFSPFGVGQILLAFLALHFVTGLSISLVFQTAHIMPDVTFPKMDGDGQVEGERMIHQLMTTCNYSERNRVFSWMIGGLNYQIEHHLFPDICHVHYRKIAPIVRQTAAEYQLPYYSKVTFAQALRSHFKMLHWLGNTKVAS; encoded by the coding sequence ATGCTCAGCCTTTATTTTGTGCCGGTCCTGCTGGTGATCTTAGGGGTGGTGAGTCAGACGTGGCAGCTTTACGTTTGTTTTATTTTAAGCGGTTTGGGCATGGCCGGGATTGGCATGGGCGTCATGCATGATGCGATCCATGGAACCTATTCCAAAAACAAATTGATCAACAAACTGCTGGGCTACACCTTAAATATGGTCGGGGCAAATGCCACCGTTTGGAAGATTCAGCATAACGTTTTACACCATTCTTTTACCAATATCCATGAAGGAGATGATGACATCAACGTCCCTTTCTTCTTGCGTTTTTCGCCCAATGCCAAGAAAAATGGGTTCCACCCTTATCAGCATCTTTATACTTGGTTCTTTTATGGCCTTTCGACACTTTCTTGGGTGACTTCCAAGGATTTTATTCGCCTCCATCGGTACTATAAAATGGGGCTCCTCAGGGGAAAAAATATCTACCGGGACACGATCGTCAAGATCATCGCGTGGAAACTGCTTTACTATGCCTTTATCCTGGGGCTGCCGATAGTGTTCTCTCCGTTTGGAGTGGGACAAATTTTGTTGGCATTCCTGGCGTTACACTTTGTGACGGGCCTGAGCATATCTTTGGTGTTTCAGACCGCCCATATCATGCCGGATGTCACGTTCCCAAAAATGGATGGTGATGGCCAAGTGGAGGGAGAACGTATGATTCACCAATTGATGACCACGTGTAATTACTCGGAAAGAAACAGGGTGTTTTCTTGGATGATTGGGGGGCTGAATTACCAGATTGAGCATCACCTATTTCCGGATATTTGTCACGTGCATTACCGTAAAATTGCCCCAATCGTTCGTCAAACGGCGGCAGAGTACCAGCTCCCTTATTATTCAAAAGTCACCTTTGCGCAAGCATTGAGATCACACTTTAAGATGCTGCATTGGTTGGGAAATACCAAGGTGGCCAGCTAA
- the rluF gene encoding 23S rRNA pseudouridine(2604) synthase RluF: MDKDTVRINKYLSEIGYCSRRAADKLLEEGCITINGKVPELGTKVSPGDDVRVNGKLVSPPKEDFIYIAFHKPVGIVCTTDTKREKDNIIDYINHPKRIFPIGRLDKPSEGLIFLTNDGDIVNKILRARNNHEKEYVVTVDKPITPNFIHKMANGVPILDTVTRKCKVEQIGKRKFKIVLTQGLNRQIRRMCQYLDYEVTKLKRIRIMNVQLDMPVGKWRYLTPAELAEINALVADSSKTFEG, from the coding sequence ATGGATAAGGACACGGTAAGGATAAATAAATACTTAAGTGAAATTGGCTATTGTTCCAGAAGAGCAGCAGATAAGCTGTTGGAGGAAGGGTGCATCACCATTAATGGCAAAGTGCCGGAGTTGGGCACCAAGGTAAGCCCCGGCGATGACGTGCGGGTCAATGGCAAGCTGGTATCCCCTCCCAAGGAGGATTTTATTTATATCGCTTTTCATAAGCCGGTGGGTATCGTTTGCACCACCGATACCAAGAGGGAAAAGGACAATATCATTGATTATATCAATCACCCAAAGCGGATTTTTCCCATCGGCAGGCTGGACAAACCCAGTGAAGGCTTGATCTTCCTGACCAATGACGGTGATATCGTCAATAAAATTTTGCGCGCAAGGAATAATCACGAAAAAGAGTATGTCGTGACGGTGGATAAACCGATCACGCCAAACTTTATCCACAAAATGGCCAATGGCGTTCCGATTTTGGATACGGTAACCAGAAAGTGTAAAGTCGAGCAGATCGGAAAGCGGAAATTCAAAATTGTCCTTACCCAAGGCCTTAACCGCCAAATCAGACGGATGTGTCAATACTTGGACTATGAAGTGACGAAGCTAAAGCGCATCCGCATCATGAATGTCCAGTTGGATATGCCTGTGGGAAAATGGCGTTACCTTACCCCGGCAGAATTGGCAGAGATCAATGCTCTGGTGGCCGATTCCAGTAAGACTTTTGAGGGGTAG
- a CDS encoding FAD/NAD(P)-binding protein has protein sequence MKNITIIGGGANGISAFIELFIHIVTSGLEKEVQVTIVEKDERLGYGLAFGTPQPGHILNTQADLMGIFAHEPGHFAAWLKKKGHRQREDLKGTDEVDNAYTTRIFYGDYIAEQADRYLKMARSRGFVVEVVKGYAVDMEMDAGSYRVMLENGEAIPSDFVILALGTPKPNNFSKFQKRPEYVDFPWPTSRLKSTIPGDAHVGVLGTSLSAIDTVMTLVDNDHRGKISLFSPDGLLPRVQPLENKTYQRIYLTLHNIHSIKRKTLQKPRVKTLLRLFMEEVAHYEGHPVDWRQFTARLSSPEALLAWDISCAEEGGDALLNIADALRYDASTIWSWMDTDQKLLFKKWVGSDWAINRHPMPLHNAKKLRKLFDQGQLEVCAMKDGDAVSYQQGTFGIKTSQKERVTVDFLVNATGSSSALAQMESPLIHKLLERNYIQPYEVGGAVLNERTMQVISPKGGEGIYAVGHIANGILMDVNAVWYNVKTIGTLARDIIFRLAEEG, from the coding sequence ATGAAAAACATCACCATAATTGGCGGCGGTGCCAATGGAATTTCAGCATTTATCGAGTTATTTATCCACATTGTTACATCAGGGTTGGAAAAAGAGGTACAGGTTACGATTGTGGAAAAGGATGAGCGGTTGGGGTATGGCTTGGCTTTTGGAACACCCCAGCCTGGGCATATCCTGAATACCCAAGCGGATTTGATGGGGATTTTTGCACATGAGCCAGGCCACTTTGCAGCATGGCTGAAGAAAAAAGGCCATCGACAAAGAGAAGACCTCAAAGGTACGGATGAGGTGGATAATGCATACACGACACGTATCTTTTATGGAGATTACATTGCCGAGCAGGCTGATCGATACCTGAAAATGGCCCGTTCCCGTGGTTTTGTGGTGGAGGTCGTAAAGGGGTATGCTGTGGATATGGAAATGGACGCGGGATCCTATCGGGTAATGTTGGAAAACGGCGAAGCCATTCCGAGTGATTTTGTGATCTTGGCCTTGGGAACCCCCAAGCCAAACAATTTTTCCAAGTTTCAGAAACGGCCGGAATATGTGGATTTTCCCTGGCCCACCTCCCGGCTCAAGTCGACCATTCCAGGTGACGCGCACGTGGGGGTATTGGGAACTAGCCTGAGCGCCATCGATACCGTGATGACCCTTGTGGATAATGACCATCGAGGAAAAATCTCGCTTTTTTCACCGGATGGACTGCTCCCTCGCGTCCAGCCTTTAGAAAACAAAACTTACCAGCGCATATACCTCACCTTACACAATATCCACAGCATCAAGCGCAAGACGCTTCAAAAGCCTCGCGTGAAGACACTTCTCCGACTTTTTATGGAAGAAGTAGCCCATTACGAGGGGCATCCAGTGGATTGGCGGCAGTTTACGGCCCGTTTATCCTCACCGGAAGCACTGCTCGCTTGGGACATTTCATGTGCCGAAGAGGGCGGCGATGCCCTGCTCAATATTGCCGATGCCTTGCGGTACGATGCCTCCACCATTTGGAGCTGGATGGACACCGACCAAAAGCTGCTGTTCAAAAAATGGGTGGGCAGTGATTGGGCGATCAACAGGCATCCCATGCCGCTGCACAATGCCAAAAAGCTAAGGAAGCTTTTCGATCAAGGGCAGTTGGAGGTTTGTGCGATGAAGGATGGCGATGCGGTTTCGTATCAGCAAGGGACTTTTGGCATCAAGACCAGCCAGAAGGAGCGGGTGACGGTGGATTTTTTGGTCAATGCCACTGGCAGCTCATCGGCATTGGCACAAATGGAAAGTCCACTTATCCACAAGTTACTGGAGCGAAATTATATCCAGCCGTATGAAGTCGGTGGAGCCGTCCTTAACGAGCGAACAATGCAGGTGATTTCTCCAAAAGGGGGGGAAGGCATCTATGCTGTTGGTCATATTGCCAATGGGATTTTAATGGATGTCAATGCCGTATGGTACAATGTGAAGACCATTGGTACATTGGCGCGTGATATCATCTTTCGGTTGGCGGAGGAAGGATAA
- a CDS encoding M14 metallopeptidase family protein: protein MKRRLLIIFSFLLLSLLAHGQTKSPQVFLGYPLGERFTPHHRIVDYFEHVAAHNENVILKYYGETFEHRPLLVVWVSAQENIDQLEEIRIDNLRRTGLEKGNPTTSVPITWLSYNVHGNEAVSSEAAMKTLWALVDPAKGENKAWLQNNLVVIDPCVNPDGRDRYVNWYNQKMNVPLQPDLQSIEHQEPWPGGRANHYLFDLNRDWAWQTQQESQQRMTLYQQWMPNIHLDFHEQGINSPYYFAPAAIPLHPQLSDYQMEFQETFGRQNAAYFDQHNWFYFTKEVFDLLYPSYGDTYPMFNGAIGMTIEQGGSGAAGIGVHTAEGDTLTLKERIRHHHTTGMTAIEVASKNAKTLLEEFSRYFEPSPKGKYTSFVIKGDNSAGRITGLLSLLDKNHIQYRLSGKTANLQGFSYQKGQKSSFSLEKDDIIVNAWQPKSVLTQVLFEPEAQLQDSLTYDITSWALPYAYGVEAYALQEKLEGNTTYPQQEPVKNDVDKSALAYIVPWQDASEAIFLAALLQEDIRVRSASYPFTVDGQTYPTGSLIITRGGNEYVKDFHQKVVTLANTHQIVLGTASTGFMDKGKDFGSRSVKTIKAPKVGVFSGEGVSSLNFGEVWHFFEQQLQYPISVLEASAINHLNLTAYDELILPSGSYDWNDKALEKLNEWTQAGGKLIVIESALDLFVDKDGFDLSTYLSDQQQEDYLPEASSDDSTTSPYRERERQAISDYAAGAVFEVDMDSTYALGYGTGGKYYTLKNNPTRYAFLNNGINAGVIHSLDQHRSGFIGYRAKAKMKESLVFGVENRGKGQLVYLVDNPLFRSFWENGKLIMANAVFLVGN from the coding sequence ATGAAACGACGATTACTGATTATCTTCTCTTTTCTTCTCCTCAGCCTTTTGGCTCATGGCCAGACCAAAAGCCCACAGGTATTTTTAGGCTATCCACTCGGCGAGCGATTTACCCCACATCACCGAATCGTCGACTATTTCGAGCATGTGGCCGCACATAATGAAAATGTAATACTGAAATACTACGGTGAAACCTTCGAGCATCGGCCGCTGCTGGTAGTATGGGTTTCGGCCCAAGAAAATATCGACCAACTGGAAGAGATTCGAATCGATAACTTGCGCAGGACCGGGCTTGAAAAGGGCAATCCCACAACTTCCGTTCCCATCACTTGGCTGAGCTATAATGTCCATGGAAACGAAGCGGTCTCCTCAGAAGCCGCGATGAAGACCCTTTGGGCTTTGGTGGATCCTGCCAAAGGGGAAAACAAGGCTTGGCTCCAAAACAACCTCGTGGTGATCGATCCCTGTGTCAACCCTGATGGCCGGGACCGCTATGTCAATTGGTACAACCAAAAGATGAATGTACCGCTTCAGCCAGACCTCCAATCCATCGAACACCAAGAACCTTGGCCCGGTGGACGGGCAAACCACTACTTGTTTGACCTGAATAGGGATTGGGCTTGGCAGACCCAGCAGGAATCACAGCAGCGTATGACCCTTTACCAGCAATGGATGCCAAACATCCACTTGGATTTTCACGAACAAGGCATTAACAGCCCCTATTATTTCGCTCCTGCGGCGATTCCACTACATCCTCAGCTGAGTGATTACCAGATGGAATTTCAGGAAACTTTTGGTCGGCAAAATGCGGCCTATTTTGATCAGCACAACTGGTTTTATTTTACGAAAGAGGTCTTTGACTTGCTCTATCCAAGCTATGGGGACACCTACCCGATGTTTAACGGTGCCATTGGTATGACCATCGAGCAAGGCGGCTCAGGTGCGGCTGGCATTGGGGTCCACACCGCAGAAGGGGATACTTTGACGTTAAAGGAACGCATCCGTCACCACCACACCACCGGAATGACCGCTATCGAAGTGGCGTCAAAAAATGCCAAAACGTTACTGGAAGAATTTAGCCGTTACTTTGAGCCCTCTCCTAAGGGGAAATACACCAGTTTTGTCATCAAAGGGGACAACTCCGCTGGTCGCATTACCGGATTGCTCTCACTCTTGGACAAGAACCATATCCAGTACCGCTTAAGTGGGAAAACGGCAAACCTCCAGGGATTTTCCTATCAAAAAGGCCAAAAATCATCCTTTAGCCTGGAAAAAGACGATATCATCGTCAATGCCTGGCAGCCAAAATCAGTGTTGACACAGGTGCTTTTCGAACCCGAGGCCCAGCTTCAGGACAGCTTGACTTATGATATCACCAGTTGGGCCTTACCGTATGCGTATGGGGTGGAAGCCTATGCTCTGCAGGAAAAATTGGAGGGAAATACTACTTATCCACAGCAAGAACCCGTAAAAAACGATGTGGATAAATCTGCTTTAGCCTACATCGTCCCTTGGCAGGATGCCTCTGAAGCCATTTTCCTGGCGGCCTTATTGCAGGAGGACATCCGGGTCAGGTCAGCATCCTATCCTTTTACCGTGGATGGCCAGACCTATCCTACCGGAAGCTTGATCATTACCCGTGGCGGCAATGAATATGTAAAAGACTTTCATCAAAAGGTCGTGACATTGGCAAACACCCATCAAATCGTCCTCGGTACCGCTTCCACAGGTTTTATGGATAAGGGAAAAGATTTTGGTTCGCGCTCGGTCAAAACCATCAAGGCCCCAAAAGTGGGAGTATTTAGCGGAGAGGGAGTTTCTTCACTAAATTTTGGGGAAGTCTGGCATTTCTTTGAGCAACAGCTGCAATACCCAATATCCGTGCTGGAAGCTTCGGCCATAAATCATCTGAACTTGACAGCATACGACGAGCTCATCCTTCCCAGTGGGAGCTATGACTGGAATGATAAAGCCTTGGAAAAACTAAACGAATGGACGCAGGCAGGAGGAAAACTTATTGTTATAGAAAGTGCATTGGACCTTTTTGTTGATAAAGATGGATTTGACCTGTCCACCTATTTGTCGGATCAACAGCAAGAAGATTACCTTCCTGAAGCAAGTTCTGACGATTCCACGACCAGTCCTTACCGGGAAAGGGAGAGACAGGCCATTTCCGATTATGCAGCAGGCGCCGTTTTCGAAGTGGACATGGACAGCACTTACGCCTTGGGCTATGGCACAGGAGGAAAATACTACACCCTAAAAAACAACCCCACCCGATACGCCTTTCTCAATAATGGCATCAATGCGGGAGTTATCCACAGCCTGGATCAGCACAGAAGTGGCTTTATCGGCTATCGCGCCAAAGCAAAGATGAAGGAAAGTCTTGTTTTTGGTGTGGAAAACCGCGGTAAGGGGCAGTTAGTGTACCTTGTGGATAACCCTCTCTTCAGGAGTTTTTGGGAAAATGGTAAACTTATCATGGCCAATGCGGTCTTTTTAGTAGGGAATTGA
- a CDS encoding IS5 family transposase, with protein sequence MANRTKRRAPRNEYTSPNQLSITGFETPFHNQLDPNNRWVLLSAQIPWDDLVGLYNKHHPAKQTGRPSLNPRVLIGAVIIKHILNLDDRETVAQITENMYLQYFLGYSSYIREAPFDASLFVDIRKRLGGELIAEMNGRIHGFSMERRTKKIEKGSKDKDGAGGSPPNNKGEVLYDATVCPQDIAYPTDLGLLNKAREITEAIIDELHRKARQGKKPRTYRRVARKNYLKVAQNKNPSKKTIRKGIKSQLQYLCRNFKTIEKQLDNFDVFPLDHRTQRSYWIIGTLYEQQLWMFEHRSHQVADRIVSIHQPHVRPIVRGKARARTEFGAKIHLTLVDGYSFLDTVSWDAFNEGSCLTDYVEGYRERLGFYPAKVLADKIYCNQENRKWLKEKGIKLAAKPLGRPPARAVENHVSPGERNPIEGKFGQAKNGYGMNRIRARLKDTSQSWIASIILVLNLVKLAGEALLCQCFSARGISKYDLFQWLDIFLANFITKNQYRPQPVLVLHNLNG encoded by the coding sequence ATGGCAAATCGGACCAAAAGGCGTGCACCACGCAATGAATATACGAGCCCCAATCAGCTGTCGATTACAGGTTTTGAGACCCCGTTCCATAACCAACTTGACCCGAACAACCGCTGGGTGCTGCTCAGTGCACAGATCCCGTGGGACGATCTGGTAGGCCTGTACAACAAACACCATCCAGCCAAACAAACGGGAAGGCCCTCGCTGAACCCCAGGGTGCTGATCGGTGCGGTGATCATCAAGCATATCCTCAACCTTGATGACCGGGAGACGGTAGCCCAGATTACCGAAAACATGTATCTCCAGTATTTTCTGGGCTACAGCTCCTATATCAGGGAAGCGCCCTTCGATGCCTCGCTGTTCGTGGATATCAGAAAGCGTCTGGGAGGGGAACTGATCGCCGAGATGAACGGGCGGATCCATGGATTTTCGATGGAAAGGAGGACAAAGAAGATAGAGAAAGGGAGTAAAGATAAAGATGGAGCAGGGGGATCACCTCCAAACAACAAGGGGGAGGTGCTGTATGACGCGACGGTCTGTCCGCAGGATATCGCCTACCCGACCGACCTTGGGCTGCTCAACAAAGCAAGGGAGATCACCGAGGCCATCATAGACGAGCTGCACAGGAAAGCCCGGCAGGGCAAGAAGCCGAGAACCTACAGAAGGGTAGCGCGGAAGAACTACCTGAAGGTAGCCCAGAACAAGAACCCCTCGAAAAAGACGATCCGCAAGGGGATAAAATCACAGCTCCAATACCTTTGCAGGAACTTTAAGACGATCGAAAAACAGCTGGACAATTTTGATGTCTTCCCTTTGGACCACAGGACACAGCGAAGCTATTGGATCATCGGGACACTTTATGAGCAACAGCTATGGATGTTCGAGCACCGCAGCCATCAGGTAGCAGACCGGATAGTAAGTATTCACCAGCCCCATGTACGGCCGATAGTCCGTGGAAAGGCCAGGGCCAGGACGGAGTTCGGGGCGAAGATCCACCTTACGCTTGTGGACGGCTACTCTTTTTTGGACACAGTATCATGGGATGCCTTCAACGAGGGCAGCTGCCTGACCGATTATGTGGAAGGCTACCGGGAAAGGTTAGGTTTCTATCCGGCCAAGGTGCTGGCCGACAAGATTTATTGTAACCAGGAGAACAGGAAGTGGCTGAAGGAAAAAGGGATAAAACTGGCGGCCAAGCCCTTGGGCAGGCCACCGGCCAGGGCAGTGGAAAACCACGTAAGTCCAGGAGAGCGGAACCCGATAGAAGGGAAATTCGGCCAGGCAAAGAACGGTTACGGCATGAACCGGATCAGGGCAAGGCTGAAGGACACCAGCCAGTCGTGGATTGCCTCGATTATCCTAGTGCTCAACCTGGTCAAACTGGCCGGGGAGGCACTCCTGTGCCAGTGTTTTTCAGCAAGAGGGATCTCCAAATACGACCTTTTCCAATGGCTGGATATATTCCTGGCCAATTTTATAACAAAAAACCAGTACAGGCCACAACCTGTACTGGTTTTACATAACTTAAATGGCTGA
- the ltrA gene encoding group II intron reverse transcriptase/maturase, whose product MSLAGLDEWSSVRAVKGADVFCNQGGKVRREWLSRCTEERALTKELMGKIVSPSNLVAALRQVVSNKGSAGIDGMSVEELRQWFSSHYHEFQSQIITGKYRVESVREVQIPKPNGGVRILGIPTAKDRLVQQAISQVLSLHYDPTFSDRSYGFRPDRGAHDALRQAGQEVSEGRDWIVDIDLEKFFDTVNHDRLMWLLGTRIGDKTLLKLIGKFLRAGMLKDGLVSQGVKGMPQGSPLSPLLSNIILDELDKELEVRGHRFVRYADDLIVMVKSEPSAKRVLSSLTAFIEQRMLLKVNKSKSKISRPYELNFLGHSILIEGRLGLSKTSEQRLKAKLKQLTQRNRGISLEQLVKELNPILRGWLNYFKNAQMIGRLKAIEGWLNRRIRCFRLKQCKRAFTMAKLLHRLGVPWNRSWATAGISKGWYRLSVTPAAHEAMNLKWFGTIGLYSLKENYVKHLKKPPSTTHVRWVV is encoded by the coding sequence ATGAGTCTAGCAGGCCTAGACGAATGGTCGAGCGTCCGTGCAGTCAAGGGAGCAGACGTATTCTGCAATCAAGGCGGCAAGGTTAGGCGAGAGTGGTTGTCAAGGTGCACGGAAGAACGAGCCTTGACCAAGGAATTGATGGGGAAGATAGTGTCCCCCTCAAACCTTGTTGCCGCCCTGCGGCAAGTAGTGTCCAACAAGGGCAGTGCAGGAATTGACGGGATGAGTGTGGAGGAGTTACGGCAGTGGTTTTCAAGTCATTACCATGAATTCCAATCGCAAATCATCACGGGTAAGTATCGGGTAGAATCCGTACGTGAGGTACAGATACCCAAACCCAATGGGGGAGTACGAATCCTTGGGATTCCCACGGCCAAAGACAGGCTGGTACAGCAGGCCATCAGTCAGGTACTAAGTTTACACTACGATCCCACGTTCTCGGACAGGAGCTACGGCTTTAGGCCAGACCGAGGGGCACATGATGCCCTCAGACAGGCCGGTCAAGAAGTGTCAGAAGGCCGGGACTGGATAGTAGATATAGACTTGGAGAAGTTCTTCGATACAGTGAACCACGACAGGCTTATGTGGTTGTTGGGGACACGGATTGGAGACAAAACCCTGCTGAAGCTCATTGGCAAGTTCCTTCGGGCAGGTATGCTCAAAGACGGACTGGTGAGCCAAGGGGTAAAAGGCATGCCCCAGGGCAGTCCACTATCCCCACTTCTTTCCAATATTATACTGGATGAACTGGACAAAGAACTGGAAGTACGTGGCCACCGCTTTGTACGCTACGCAGACGACCTGATCGTTATGGTCAAAAGTGAACCCTCTGCAAAGCGAGTGTTATCGAGTCTCACAGCGTTCATAGAGCAGCGTATGCTGCTGAAAGTGAACAAGTCAAAGAGCAAGATAAGCAGGCCATACGAGCTGAATTTTCTTGGCCACAGCATCCTGATCGAAGGCAGGTTGGGGCTTAGCAAGACCAGCGAGCAACGGCTGAAAGCAAAGCTCAAGCAACTTACCCAACGAAATCGGGGGATAAGCCTTGAACAGTTGGTGAAGGAGCTCAATCCCATCCTGAGGGGGTGGCTCAACTACTTCAAAAATGCCCAAATGATCGGAAGATTAAAGGCAATAGAAGGTTGGCTTAACCGCAGGATAAGGTGTTTTCGTCTTAAGCAATGTAAGCGGGCATTTACGATGGCAAAGCTCCTACACCGCCTTGGCGTACCATGGAACAGGAGTTGGGCGACTGCGGGAATTTCGAAGGGATGGTACAGGTTATCAGTGACCCCTGCCGCCCATGAGGCAATGAACCTGAAATGGTTCGGTACTATAGGCCTATACAGCCTCAAGGAAAACTACGTTAAACATTTAAAGAAACCGCCCAGTACGACCCACGTACGCTGGGTGGTGTGA
- a CDS encoding mechanosensitive ion channel family protein produces the protein MENLNAETLQSMYDQGVALLWDIIPSILYAILIYIVGKMIISFILKSVKKVIATRNPDPSLTNFLVSVVSAVLYILLFLTIAYTVGIDVTSFVAILGAAGLAIGLALQGSLANFAGGVLILLFKPFKVGDVIEGQGHLGVVESIDILYTKMHSFDNKDIVIPNGALANSDIINMSNKPTRRADFNVGVAYGTDLKKAREIILGVFAKDERVHKDPAPVVFFNNFGDSSLDLVIRVWTDAANLWPVYFDNMEAMKEAFEANDIEIPFPQRDVNHFYPDGKPQA, from the coding sequence ATGGAAAATCTTAATGCAGAAACATTACAGTCAATGTATGATCAGGGCGTAGCGCTCTTATGGGATATTATACCCAGTATACTTTATGCTATTCTTATCTATATCGTGGGTAAGATGATTATCAGTTTTATTCTGAAGTCCGTTAAAAAAGTAATTGCGACCAGAAATCCAGATCCGTCTTTGACAAATTTTTTAGTTAGCGTAGTAAGTGCTGTGCTCTATATTCTACTTTTCTTGACCATTGCCTATACAGTAGGAATTGATGTGACATCTTTTGTGGCGATTCTCGGTGCTGCCGGTTTGGCCATTGGTTTGGCCTTGCAAGGTTCTTTGGCCAATTTTGCCGGAGGTGTCCTGATCTTGCTCTTCAAGCCATTTAAAGTAGGAGATGTCATAGAAGGACAAGGACATCTGGGAGTAGTAGAATCCATCGATATCCTGTACACTAAAATGCATTCTTTTGATAATAAGGATATCGTCATCCCAAATGGAGCCTTGGCCAATTCGGATATTATCAATATGTCCAATAAACCTACCAGAAGGGCAGACTTCAATGTAGGTGTGGCTTATGGTACCGACCTAAAGAAGGCCAGAGAGATCATTTTGGGTGTATTTGCTAAGGATGAGCGGGTACATAAAGATCCTGCCCCAGTCGTGTTTTTCAATAACTTTGGCGACAGTTCCTTGGATTTGGTCATTCGTGTTTGGACCGATGCGGCTAATTTATGGCCGGTGTATTTCGATAACATGGAAGCCATGAAAGAGGCCTTCGAAGCCAATGATATCGAAATTCCCTTTCCTCAAAGAGATGTGAATCACTTCTATCCTGACGGAAAGCCGCAAGCTTAA
- a CDS encoding Fur family transcriptional regulator, with the protein MSTKSAKILKDHQLRVTSCRRDVLDTFLHKNIALSHSDLEEKLKENFDRVTIYRTLKTFLDSDLIHKVLDDTGVTKYALCHHDAAEDHHDHEHVHFKCDVCGQTQCIAETSLPQINLPDGFIIKEKSLLVQGTCNKCSN; encoded by the coding sequence ATGTCAACAAAATCAGCAAAAATACTCAAGGACCATCAGCTCCGCGTAACCAGTTGCCGCAGGGATGTATTGGACACATTCCTCCATAAAAACATTGCCTTGTCCCATTCTGATTTGGAAGAAAAGCTAAAAGAGAATTTTGATAGGGTGACGATCTACAGGACCCTCAAGACTTTTTTGGACAGCGATCTTATTCACAAGGTGCTGGATGATACGGGGGTGACCAAATACGCCCTCTGTCACCATGATGCTGCAGAAGACCACCATGATCACGAACATGTTCATTTTAAATGCGATGTCTGTGGACAGACCCAATGCATAGCGGAAACTTCCCTACCGCAAATTAACCTTCCCGATGGCTTCATCATCAAGGAAAAAAGCCTATTGGTGCAAGGCACCTGCAATAAATGCAGCAACTAA
- a CDS encoding YcxB family protein, giving the protein MIVKTKKYKLETGTYVKLGMKNVLREQWWVVLIAIAIGCGYFWIASWWWISMAFVALLLYLLFWVIQFAGVSQMEQNKVMFEKLAYEIDSRQILMKINTKQGMPINWGMIKKAEINKDAFVLIMSKAQFVHLPFKIFNTENERKFIETILKRKGLVQG; this is encoded by the coding sequence ATGATCGTAAAAACCAAAAAATATAAACTCGAAACAGGAACGTATGTTAAACTGGGAATGAAAAATGTCCTTAGAGAGCAATGGTGGGTGGTACTCATTGCCATTGCGATTGGATGTGGCTATTTCTGGATTGCTTCCTGGTGGTGGATCAGCATGGCTTTTGTAGCCCTGTTGCTCTATTTGTTGTTTTGGGTTATTCAATTTGCTGGCGTTAGCCAGATGGAACAAAACAAAGTAATGTTCGAGAAACTGGCCTATGAGATCGATAGCCGCCAGATCCTGATGAAAATAAATACCAAGCAAGGCATGCCCATCAACTGGGGAATGATCAAAAAAGCGGAAATCAATAAGGATGCGTTTGTGCTGATCATGTCAAAAGCCCAGTTCGTTCATTTACCGTTTAAGATTTTCAACACTGAAAACGAGCGGAAATTTATCGAGACCATCCTGAAGCGTAAAGGGCTCGTGCAAGGATAA